A stretch of Zymoseptoria tritici IPO323 chromosome 1, whole genome shotgun sequence DNA encodes these proteins:
- the MgSsk2 gene encoding SSK2 MAP kinase (kinase kinase of the HOG1 mitogen-activated signaling pathway; interacts with Ssk1p, leading to autophosphorylation and activation of Ssk2p which phosphorylates Pbs2p; also mediates actin cytoskeleton recovery from osmotic stress), with protein sequence MEDAGLETRPDLNTFDSSGTGSSGGGDEYANGREGDYSDSDGVSSRHFSPSGSSANVTFDDTVTPLTNPSSYGWTAQASRSNHSSRPVSQQYEGMTPGTAPINGQRPQPRPVNTRQPSNAYAPARRPHQYSVNSSTRPRNSSTHRSRRNNPNAEYRAQEKAYVQRIRQDAPENDFYVEPRTPSLDYSSGTESEGESPTGPNHIDHDPAEVDTLLYYGGEETEPSIEELKIPANRERLEWHAMLANVLTGDVVKQEKKRLIGGPEQQGDNALKTEVWIGVRAKTCGRAVAAQKRLIEDGRSKIKAALETIIAFEIKGEAEIGKSPVEQVQDIVKKIEKIEGLYPTRMAFEAAHPRAASSAYKETCDAVIAWHNTTELINTELGILQAWVGNVELDFTKARPRPDGEQGNHLFDDSSFIDRILKEDGLKSLQDDKSLLEGVNTVIHKAKATLIANAEAFADRHLPPYIEELLTLINFPSRLIQEIIRMRLSYAKKMKDQAQQGVMTTEQMIFQFQILLKLAVKIKEAYTIIAQLEPGWDLPSCIDDNFDGVILDALKFYFKLLNWKLSANKNTFKEAEILEQEWDFSNELGRFLDGGDVEVAGQFSSLTSKSMGRLALHFERELQRPPDEVAGTAEMDKRYKSILDSVRVRQRKIFRFSRLLGQRFENATEYSINMDGDAFEELLMALRLSDHFLVETGADSAPLVTDKNGSRMYIIASPALLNRPVDIQSMLGTCYHAEDSPEDPTNPYVLILRPEQPLMWDGHRIETSLGAVASEVLKSQQTMDLKVGRLRLVADGSQNRLFNANATFNIVTGIELPKLVEQRANLPRVHQELAKIRQTAHKLSNTIMDSVAIVRSQTEAAGRKWESQELIQSCFAFATEFGQRSAIHMDAQRRAINQHKLTKLALDWVSFICDDCVASDRKTFRWAVVALEFAMVMTRGQNILSISDEEYAKLRSKVAGCMSLLISHFDIMGARGTVAALAEKKRIDEQVGKLRLDAGNLRDDEESSRIVRLQWLDELEKLDQVRKDREAERQALGRVLEDSNDADRALTHLSASAGNVHLRWQQGQFVGGGTFGSVYAAINLDSGHLMAVKEIRLQDPKLIPTIVSQIRDEMSVLQVLDFPNVVQYYGIEPHRDKVYIFMEYCSGGSLAGLLEHGRIEDETVVQVYALQMTEGLAYLHQNNVVHRDIKPENILLDHNGVIKYVDFGAAKVIAKQGKTIVADGPNGQGRQGSVQGTPMYMSPEVIKGGRHPHARLGAADIWSLGCVISEMATGSRPWTNMDNDFAIMYNIANGNSPQMPSKDQMSDVGLDFLRRCFERDPAKRASAAELLQHEWILSIKSQLSLEPGTPATPSAASESSFGGGGMLTPAAISAAGSRTPSVREG encoded by the coding sequence ATGGAGGATGCAGGACTCGAGACTCGCCCGGACTTGAACACTTTCGACTCGTCTGGCACGGGATCCTctggcggcggcgacgagtaCGCCAACGGAAGAGAGGGTGATTACAGCGACAGTGATGGAGTCTCCAGCCGCCACTTCAGTCCCTCCGGTAGCAGTGCCAATGTTACATTCGACGACACCGTCACGCCGCTCACGAATCCCTCGTCTTATGGATGGACTGCCCAAGCTTCTCGGTCGAACCACTCGAGTCGACCCGTCTCTCAGCAGTACGAAGGCATGACACCTGGTACCGCACCGATCAACGGGCAACGACCACAGCCACGGCCCGTGAACACTCGACAACCGAGCAACGCCTATGCACCCGCGAGACGACCACATCAGTACTCTGTCAACTCCTCGACCCGACCGCGCAATTCGTCCACACACAGGAGTCGAAGGAACAATCCCAACGCGGAGTATCGGGCGCAGGAGAAGGCATACGTGCAGAGAATACGGCAGGATGCACCAGAGAATGACTTCTACGTTGAGCCTAGGACGCCCAGCTTGGACTATAGTTCTGGTACGGAGTCTGAGGGCGAGTCACCGACGGGACCGAATCACATCGATCACGATCCAGCCGAGGTGGACACATTACTGTACtacggcggcgaggagacgGAACCATCGATAGAGGAATTGAAGATACCTGCGAATCGTGAACGACTAGAGTGGCATGCTATGTTGGCGAATGTGTTGACTGGTGATGTCGTGAAGCAAGAGAAGAAGCGTCTGATCGGTGGGCCAGAACAACAAGGAGACAATGCATTGAAGACGGAGGTATGGATCGGCGTGCGGGCAAAGACATGTGGACGAGCGGTAGCTGCACAGAAACGATTGATCGAGGACGGCAGATCTAAGATAAAGGCGGCTCTCGAGACGATTATTGCCTTCGAGATCAAGGGCGAGGCAGAGATTGGCAAATCACCCGTGGAGCAGGTGCAGGATATTGTGAAGAAGATTGAGAAGATCGAAGGACTGTATCCTACACGAATGGCTTTCGAAGCTGCGCATCCGCGGGCTGCGTCCAGTGCTTACAAAGAGACCTGCGATGCTGTCATAGCATGGCACAACACCACCGAGCTCATCAATACTGAATTAGGGATTCTTCAAGCCTGGGTGGGTAACGTCGAATTGGACTTCACCAAGGCTCGTCCGCGTCCGGACGGCGAGCAGGGCAACCACCTATTCGACGACAGCTCCTTCATCGACCGGATACTGAAAGAGGATGGATTGAAGTCTCTCCAGGACGACAAGAGTTTACTGGAAGGAGTCAATACGGTCATCCACAAAGCCAAAGCCACCCTGATTGCCAATGCCGAAGCCTTTGCCGATCGCCATCTACCGCCATATATCGAGGAACTGCTGACACTCATCAACTTTCCCAGCCGACTCATCCAAGAGATCATTCGCATGCGTCTCTCGTACGcaaagaagatgaaggatcAAGCTCAGCAAGGCGTGATGACGACCGAGCAAATGATCTTCCAGTTTCAAATCCTCCTCAAGCTTGCTGTCAAGATCAAGGAGGCTTACACCATTATCGCACAACTTGAGCCGGGTTGGGACCTACCATCATGCATCGACGATAACTTCGACGGTGTGATCCTCGATGCTCTCAAATTCTACTTCAAGCTGCTGAATTGGAAACTGTCAGCCAACAAGAATACTTTCAAGGAAGCTGAGATCTTGGAACAGGAATGGGACTTTTCGAACGAGCTCGGTCGATTCCttgatggtggtgatgtaGAGGTTGCGGGTCAGTTCTCAAGTCTGACCTCCAAATCGATGGGTCGTCTAGCTCTGCATTTCGAACGGGAGCTCCAGCGACCGCCGGATGAAGTTGCTGGAACTGCTGAAATGGACAAGCGCTACAAATCAATCCTTGATTCCGTGCGTGTTCGACAAAGGAAGATTTTTCGATTCAGCAGACTTTTGGGTCAGAGATTCGAGAACGCTACTGAGTACAGCATCAATATGGATGGCGATGCGTTCGAGGAGCTCTTGATGGCATTGAGGTTGTCCGACCACTTCCTCGTTGAGACAGGCGCCGACAGTGCTCCTCTGGTCACGGACAAGAATGGGTCAAGAATGTACATCATCGCCAGCCCGGCACTCCTCAATCGTCCCGTGGATATCCAAAGCATGCTTGGCACGTGCTACCACGCAGAGGACAGTCCTGAAGATCCCACAAATCCCTACGTATTGATTCTGCGTCCCGAACAACCACTCATGTGGGATGGCCATCGAATCGAGACATCATTGGGCGCCGTGGCGAGTGAAGTGCTCAAGTCGCAGCAGACTATGGACTTGAAGGTCGGACGACTGCGACTTGTCGCAGATGGAAGTCAAAATCGTCTGTTCAACGCCAACGCAACTTTCAACATAGTCACCGGCATCGAGCTGCCCAAGCTCGTTGAGCAGCGCGCCAATCTTCCGCGAGTACATCAGGAACTTGCCAAGATCCGTCAGACGGCGCACAAGCTGTCCAACACCATCATGGACTCCGTTGCTATTGTCCGCTCGCAAACGGAAGCTGCAGGACGAAAATGGGAGAGTCAAGAGCTCATCCAGTCCTGTTTTGCTTTCGCCACGGAGTTTGGACAGCGTTCTGCTATTCACATGGACGCGCAACGGAGAGCCATCAACCAACATAAGCTTACAAAGCTCGCACTAGACTGGGTGTCTTTCATCTGCGATGACTGCGTAGCGTCCGATCGCAAGACTTTCCGATGGGCTGTCGTGGCGCTGGAGTTTGCGATGGTCATGACGCGTGGGCAGAACATTCTTTCCATTTCGGATGAAGAGTATGCTAAGTTGAGGTCAAAGGTGGCGGGATGCATGAGTCTGCTCATCTCCCACTTCGACATCATGGGCGCGAGAGGCACTGTCGCTGCTTTGGCTGAGAAGAAGCGCATTGATGAACAGGTCGGCAAGCTTCGTCTTGACGCTGGAAATCTcagagacgacgaggagagtTCTCGGATTGTTCGATTGCAATGGCTGGATGAGTTGGAGAAATTGGACCAGGTCCGCAAAGACCGTGAAGCAGAACGACAGGCTCTGGGCCGTGTCTTGGAAGACTCCAACGACGCTGATCGTGCTTTGACccacctctccgcctctgcCGGCAACGTCCACCTACGCTGGCAGCAAGGTCAAttcgtcggcggaggcacATTCGGCTCCGTTTATGCTGCCATCAACCTCGACAGCGGACATCTTATGGCCGTCAAAGAGATCCGTCTCCAAGACCCTAAGCTCATTCCTACCATCGTCTCCCAAATCCGCGACGAAATGTCCGTCCTCCAAGTCCTCGACTTTCCTAACGTCGTCCAATATTACGGCATCGAGCCCCACCGCGACAAGGTCTACATCTTCATGGAATACTGCTCGGGCGGTTCCCTCGCCGGCCTGCTCGAACACGGCCGcatcgaagacgagaccgtcgtCCAAGTCTACGCCCTGCAAATGACGGAAGGTCTCGCCTACCTACACCAAAACAATGTCGTTCACCGCGACATCAAACCCGaaaacatcctcctcgaccacaACGGCGTCATCAAATACGTCGATTTCGGCGCCGCTAAAGTCATTGCTAAACAAGGCAAGACTATCGTCGCTGACGGGCCCAACGGCCAAGGCCGCCAGGGCTCCGTCCAGGGCACTCCGATGTACATGTCTCCCGAAGTGATTAAAGGCGGCCGTCACCCGCACGCCCGTCTCGGCGCAGCGGATATCTGGTCTTTAGGGTGCGTCATCAGTGAGATGGCCACGGGTAGTCGACCCTGGACGAATATGGACAACGACTTTGCCATCATGTACAACATTGCCAACGGCAACTCGCCGCAAATGCCGAGCAAAGACCAAATGTCCGACGTCGGGTTGGACTTTCTGCGAAGGTGTTTCGAACGCGATCCGGCCAAGAGAGCGAGTGCGGCCGAGCTGTTGCAGCACGAGTGGATTCTGAGCATAAAGAGCCAGTTGAGCTTGGAGCCAGGCACGCCCGCGACACCGAGTGCTGCTAGTGAGAGCAGttttggaggtggagggatgTTGACGCCTGCTGCGATTTCGGCGGCGGGGAGTCGGACGCCGAGTGTGAGGGAGGGTTGA